In Calothrix sp. PCC 7507, one DNA window encodes the following:
- a CDS encoding S-methyl-5'-thioadenosine phosphorylase — translation MAKASIGIIGGSGLYKMDALKDVEEVEVQTPFGSPSDAVILGTLDETRVAFLARHGRNHTLLPSELPFRANIHAMKQLGVEYLISASAVGSLKAEAKPLDMVVPDQFIDRTKNRISTFFGEGIVAHIAFGEPICQNLALVLADAIASLNLPDVTLHRGGTYVCMEGPAFSTKAESNLYRSWDATVIGMTNLPEAKLAKEAEIAYATLALVTDYDCWHPDHDSVTVEMVIGNLQRNAVNAQKVIQETVRRLSENPPPSDAHSALKYAILTNLAKAPTATKEKLGLLLKKYL, via the coding sequence ATGGCTAAAGCTAGTATTGGTATTATTGGTGGTAGCGGTCTATATAAAATGGACGCACTTAAGGATGTGGAAGAGGTGGAGGTTCAGACGCCTTTTGGCTCTCCGTCTGACGCAGTAATTTTAGGGACATTGGATGAAACGCGGGTAGCTTTTCTCGCACGTCATGGTCGCAATCATACGCTGTTACCTTCTGAGTTGCCATTTCGTGCCAATATCCATGCTATGAAACAGTTGGGTGTAGAGTATTTAATCTCAGCGAGTGCGGTAGGTTCCTTGAAGGCTGAAGCAAAACCACTGGATATGGTAGTACCAGATCAGTTTATTGACAGAACGAAAAATCGGATTTCCACGTTTTTTGGTGAAGGAATTGTGGCTCATATTGCCTTTGGCGAGCCGATTTGTCAGAATTTGGCTCTTGTGTTGGCAGATGCGATCGCTTCTCTAAATTTACCAGATGTCACTCTACATCGCGGTGGCACTTATGTATGCATGGAAGGCCCAGCATTTTCGACTAAAGCAGAATCAAATCTTTATCGTAGCTGGGATGCAACAGTAATTGGGATGACGAATTTACCAGAGGCTAAGTTAGCTAAAGAAGCAGAAATTGCCTATGCAACCTTAGCCCTAGTGACAGATTATGATTGTTGGCATCCAGATCACGACAGTGTAACCGTAGAGATGGTGATTGGTAATTTACAGCGCAACGCAGTCAATGCTCAAAAAGTAATTCAAGAAACAGTGCGGCGTTTAAGTGAGAATCCCCCGCCTAGCGATGCACATTCGGCTTTAAAATATGCAATTTTGACGAATTTGGCCAAAGCACCCACAGCGACAAAGGAGAAGTTGGGATTATTGTTAAAGAAATATTTATGA
- a CDS encoding universal stress protein encodes MLKNILVALDGSEIAERVIETVDELVLSPDSTVIICHVFPSPESEMELPADRPQPESPTLSYFQIEKQLQSYQEKLSVNSQLELVTGDPADEIIRFANIYEVDLIIIGSRGLTGMKRIVQGSVSSQVVEEAHCSVLVVKPN; translated from the coding sequence GTGCTAAAAAATATTTTGGTAGCTCTGGATGGTTCAGAAATCGCAGAACGAGTAATTGAGACTGTGGACGAATTAGTGCTGTCACCAGATAGCACAGTTATTATCTGCCATGTGTTTCCCTCGCCAGAATCAGAAATGGAGCTACCAGCTGATCGTCCTCAGCCAGAGTCACCAACATTGTCTTATTTCCAGATTGAAAAACAGTTGCAATCCTACCAGGAAAAATTATCAGTTAATAGTCAATTAGAACTAGTGACTGGTGATCCTGCTGATGAGATTATTCGCTTCGCTAATATTTATGAAGTTGACTTGATTATAATTGGCAGTCGCGGATTAACTGGGATGAAGCGAATTGTTCAAGGTTCTGTTAGTAGTCAAGTGGTAGAAGAGGCTCATTGTTCAGTTTTAGTAGTAAAGCCGAATTAG